A genomic region of Oncorhynchus mykiss isolate Arlee chromosome 2, USDA_OmykA_1.1, whole genome shotgun sequence contains the following coding sequences:
- the LOC110501892 gene encoding FERM domain-containing protein 4A isoform X10, translating into MEGLLSPMRTRMTEGRRCQVHLLDDRKLELLVQPKLMAKDLLDLVASHFNLKEKEYFGISYTDETGHFSWLQLDRRVLEHEFPKKSGPIVLYFCVRFYIESISYLKDNATIELFFLNAKSCIYKELIEVDSEVVFELASYILQEAKGDFTSNDVTRSDLKKLPALPTQALKEHPSLAYCEDRVIEHYKKLNGQSRGQAIVNYMSIVESLPTYGVHYYTVKDKQGIPWWLGLSYKGIFQYDYQDKVKPRKVFQWRQLENLYFREKKFSVEVHDPRSRASVTRRTFGHSGIAVHTWYACPALIKSIWAMAISQHQFYLDRKQSKSKIHAARSLSEIAIDLTETGTLKTSKLANMGSKGKIISGSSGSLLSSGSQESDSSQTAKKDMLAALRARQEALEETLKQRLEELKNICIREAELTGKLPKEYPLDPGEEPPTVRRKIGPAFKLDDHKIKPKREEEELERLEREFAIQSQITEAARRLAGDPHVSSKKLRKQRKTSYLNALRKLQEIENAINEHRVRSGKKPTQRASLIIEGETTHMLRESLIRTTARNKQEANIGSEDSSLSDALVLDDDDPQVTGTPTFSPAASPQKGLPPRPPSHSRPPPPQSLEGLRHLHYSRSEYDKSPIKPKMWSESSLDEPYERVKKRSSHSSHRRFPSSGTCGEAGGSNSLQSSPIRSLPHWSAQSSMPSTPDLRTRTPQYVHSTRSVDISPTRLHSLVQHFRNRSSSLESQGKLLASDPDTHTHTDTLGALGSPDFFLAPGTRSSNGSDPLDDCSSCTSQSSSEHYYPGGAPGSNPNYSTLGEDSPSKARQRQRQRHRSAGHLGSSNSGSMPNLAAKNGSGCGGTGGAGTGSGQHGVYLHSQSQPSSQYRIKEYPLYVEGSPNPVVVRSLESDQEGHYSVKAQFKTSSSYTAGGLYKETWGGEEGGEGSGRLTPSRSQIVRTPSLGREGGGGGRAVVSDELRCWYQRSSGSLKERSHCGSNASDSGSLQGTLGHGRGNRVGTLAKGSPAASPHSQRSVTPSSEQAATPIPPCSPQHILNWQSGSFNDSCFLSSPLCSELADVQWYGHDKAKPGTLV; encoded by the exons GTTTTACATAGAGAGTATTTCCTACCTGAAGGACAATGCTACTATCGAACTCTTCTTCCTCAATGCTAAGTCCTGCATATACAAG gAGCTCATTGAGGTGGACAGTGAGGTGGTTTTTGAGCTGGCCTCCTATATCCTACAG GAGGCTAAAGGTGACTTCACCAG TAACGACGTGACGAGGTCAGACCTGAAGAAGCTTCCAGCTCTGCCGACTCAGGCCCTGAAGGAACACCCATCTCTGGCATACTG TGAGGACCGGGTCATAGAACACTACAAGAAGCTGAACGGACAGTCCAGAGGGCAGGCCATAGTCAA ttaTATGAGCATCGTTGAGTCTCTGCCTACGTATGGAGTACATTACTACACTGTTAAG GATAAACAGGGCATCCCGTGGTGGCTGGGCCTGAGTTATAAAGGAATCTTCCAGTATGACTACCAGGACAAGGTCAAGCCCAGGAAG GTGTTCCAATGGCGTCAGCTGGAGAACCTCTACTTCAGAGAGAAGAAGTTCTCAGTGGAAGTTCATGACCCCAGGAG TAGGGCGTCAGTGACCAGAAGGACGTTTGGCCACAGTGGTATAGCTGTCCACACCTGGTACGCCTGCCCTGCTCTCATTAAGTCTATCTGGGCCATGGCCATCAGCCAACACCAGTTCTACCTGGACCGCAAGCAGAGCAAG tCTAAGATCCATGCAGCTCGTAGTCTCAGTGAGATAGCCATCGACCTGACAGAGACTGGCACTCTGAAGACATCTAAACTGGCCAACATGGGCAGCAAGGGCAAGATCATCAGCGGCAGCTCTGGCAGTCTGCTCTCCTCAG GTTCCCAGGAGTCGGACAGTTCTCAGACAGCTAAGAAAGACATGCTGGCAGCACTGAGGGCCAGGCAGGAGGCTCTGGAAGAGACACTCAAACAGAGACTAGAGGAACTCAAGAACATCTGTATCAGAGAGGCg gagtTGACAGGGAAGCTTCCTAAGGAGTATCCATTAGATCCAGGGGAGGAGCCTCCGACAGTCAGGAGGAAGATTGGCCCCGCCTTCAAACTGGACGACCACAAGATCAAGCCGAAAAGAGAG gAGGAAGAGCTAGAGCGTCTAGAGAGGGAGTTTGCCATCCAATCACAGATCACGGAGGCTGCGAGGCGGTTGGCCGGTGATCCGCACGTGAGCAGTAAGAAGCTGAGGAAACAGAGGAAGACGTCGTACCTGAACGCACTGAGGAAACTCCAGGAGATAGAGAACGCCATCAACGAACACCGTGTCCGCTCTGGGAAGAAACCCACGCAACGCGCTTCGCTTATCATAGAGGGTGAGACTACACACATGCTGAGAGAATCGCTTATACGAACCACAGCGCGTAACAAACAGG AGGCCAACATCGGCTCAGAGGACAGCTCTCTGTCTGACGCTCTGGTCCTAGACGACG atGACCCCCAGGTGACAGGGACCCCCACCTTCTCTCCGGCAGCATCTCCACAAAAGGGCCTCCCTCCCCGGCCTCCCTCCCACAGCCGGCCCCCTCCTCCCCAGTCCCTAGAAGGCCTTAGGCACCTGCACTACTCTCGCTCCGAATATGACAAGTCCCCCATCAAACCCAAGATGTGGAGTGAGTCCTCGCTGGACGAACCCTACGAGAGGGTAAAAAAACGCTCCTCACACTCCAG tcACAGGCGGTTCCCCAGCTCTGGTACTTGTGGGGAGGCAGGAGGCAGTAACTCTCTGCAGAGTAGCCCCATCAGGAGCCTTCCTCACTGGAGCGCCCAGTCCAGCATGCCCTCTACCCCTGACCTGAGGACCAGGACCCCTCAATATGTACACTCCACCAG GTCTGTGGACATCAGTCCCACCCGTCTGCACAGTCTGGTTCAGCACTTTAGGAACCGCAGCTCCAGCCTGGAATCTCAGGGCAAGCTGCTGGCCTCCGAccccgacacacacactcacacagacaccctGGGAGCCCTGGGCAGCCCAGACTTCTTCCTGGCCCCAGGGACACGCAGCTCCAACGGCTCGGACCCGCTGGATGACTGTTCGTCCTGTACCTCCCAGAGCAGCTCAGAACACTACTACCCTGGGGGAGCGCCAGGCTCCAACCCTAACTACTCCACCCTGGGAGAGGACTCCCCCTCCaaagccaggcagagacagaggcagaggcacAG gtctgcAGGTCACCTTGGTTCCTCTAACTCTGGCTCCATGCCCAACCTGGCAGCCAAGAACGGTTCAGGGTGCGGTGGTACGGGGGGAGCAGGGACTGGGTCAGGGCAGCATGGGGTGTACCTCCACAGCCAGAGCCAGCCCTCGTCCCAGTACCGGATTAAAGAGTACCCCCTGTACGTAGAGGGAAGCCCCAACCCGGTGGTGGTGCGCAGCCTGGAGAGTGACCAGGAGGGCCACTACAGCGTCAAGGCCCAGTTCAAAACCTCCAGCTCCTACACAGCCGGGGGTCTCTACAAGGAGACCtgggggggtgaggaggggggagaggggagtggcAGACTCACCCCGTCCCGCTCCCAGATTGTACGGACTCCCTCACTGGggcgagaggggggaggaggggggagggcggTGGTGTCGGACGAGCTGAGGTGTTGGTACCAGCGCTCATCGGGCAGTCTAAAGGAGAGGAGTCACTGTGGCTCCAATGCGTCAGACAGCGGCTCGTTGCAAGGCACTCTGGGACACGGACGAGGCAACAGGGTGGGGACGCTCGCCAAGGGATCGCCAG CAGCGTCCCCTCACAGCCAGAGGAGTGTGACTCCCTCCAGTGAACAGGCTGCCACCCCCATACCCCCCTGCAGCCCACAACACATCCTCAACTGGCAGAGCGG gtcatTCAATGATAGCTGTTTCCTCAGCAGTCCTCTGTGTTCAGAGCTGGCAGATGTCCAGTGGTACGGACACGACAAGGCCAAACCTGGAACCCTGGTCTGA
- the LOC110501892 gene encoding FERM domain-containing protein 4A isoform X5, with amino-acid sequence MTLVARLEDLEVTLEHMLMDVFMTEGRRCQVHLLDDRKLELLVQPKLMAKDLLDLVASHFNLKEKEYFGISYTDETGHFSWLQLDRRVLEHEFPKKSGPIVLYFCVRFYIESISYLKDNATIELFFLNAKSCIYKELIEVDSEVVFELASYILQEAKGDFTSNDVTRSDLKKLPALPTQALKEHPSLAYCEDRVIEHYKKLNGQSRGQAIVNYMSIVESLPTYGVHYYTVKDKQGIPWWLGLSYKGIFQYDYQDKVKPRKVFQWRQLENLYFREKKFSVEVHDPRSRASVTRRTFGHSGIAVHTWYACPALIKSIWAMAISQHQFYLDRKQSKSKIHAARSLSEIAIDLTETGTLKTSKLANMGSKGKIISGSSGSLLSSGSQESDSSQTAKKDMLAALRARQEALEETLKQRLEELKNICIREAELTGKLPKEYPLDPGEEPPTVRRKIGPAFKLDDHKIKPKREEEELERLEREFAIQSQITEAARRLAGDPHVSSKKLRKQRKTSYLNALRKLQEIENAINEHRVRSGKKPTQRASLIIEGETTHMLRESLIRTTARNKQEANIGSEDSSLSDALVLDDDDPQVTGTPTFSPAASPQKGLPPRPPSHSRPPPPQSLEGLRHLHYSRSEYDKSPIKPKMWSESSLDEPYERVKKRSSHSSHRRFPSSGTCGEAGGSNSLQSSPIRSLPHWSAQSSMPSTPDLRTRTPQYVHSTRSVDISPTRLHSLVQHFRNRSSSLESQGKLLASDPDTHTHTDTLGALGSPDFFLAPGTRSSNGSDPLDDCSSCTSQSSSEHYYPGGAPGSNPNYSTLGEDSPSKARQRQRQRHRSAGHLGSSNSGSMPNLAAKNGSGCGGTGGAGTGSGQHGVYLHSQSQPSSQYRIKEYPLYVEGSPNPVVVRSLESDQEGHYSVKAQFKTSSSYTAGGLYKETWGGEEGGEGSGRLTPSRSQIVRTPSLGREGGGGGRAVVSDELRCWYQRSSGSLKERSHCGSNASDSGSLQGTLGHGRGNRVGTLAKGSPAASPHSQRSVTPSSEQAATPIPPCSPQHILNWQSGSFNDSCFLSSPLCSELADVQWYGHDKAKPGTLV; translated from the exons GTTTTACATAGAGAGTATTTCCTACCTGAAGGACAATGCTACTATCGAACTCTTCTTCCTCAATGCTAAGTCCTGCATATACAAG gAGCTCATTGAGGTGGACAGTGAGGTGGTTTTTGAGCTGGCCTCCTATATCCTACAG GAGGCTAAAGGTGACTTCACCAG TAACGACGTGACGAGGTCAGACCTGAAGAAGCTTCCAGCTCTGCCGACTCAGGCCCTGAAGGAACACCCATCTCTGGCATACTG TGAGGACCGGGTCATAGAACACTACAAGAAGCTGAACGGACAGTCCAGAGGGCAGGCCATAGTCAA ttaTATGAGCATCGTTGAGTCTCTGCCTACGTATGGAGTACATTACTACACTGTTAAG GATAAACAGGGCATCCCGTGGTGGCTGGGCCTGAGTTATAAAGGAATCTTCCAGTATGACTACCAGGACAAGGTCAAGCCCAGGAAG GTGTTCCAATGGCGTCAGCTGGAGAACCTCTACTTCAGAGAGAAGAAGTTCTCAGTGGAAGTTCATGACCCCAGGAG TAGGGCGTCAGTGACCAGAAGGACGTTTGGCCACAGTGGTATAGCTGTCCACACCTGGTACGCCTGCCCTGCTCTCATTAAGTCTATCTGGGCCATGGCCATCAGCCAACACCAGTTCTACCTGGACCGCAAGCAGAGCAAG tCTAAGATCCATGCAGCTCGTAGTCTCAGTGAGATAGCCATCGACCTGACAGAGACTGGCACTCTGAAGACATCTAAACTGGCCAACATGGGCAGCAAGGGCAAGATCATCAGCGGCAGCTCTGGCAGTCTGCTCTCCTCAG GTTCCCAGGAGTCGGACAGTTCTCAGACAGCTAAGAAAGACATGCTGGCAGCACTGAGGGCCAGGCAGGAGGCTCTGGAAGAGACACTCAAACAGAGACTAGAGGAACTCAAGAACATCTGTATCAGAGAGGCg gagtTGACAGGGAAGCTTCCTAAGGAGTATCCATTAGATCCAGGGGAGGAGCCTCCGACAGTCAGGAGGAAGATTGGCCCCGCCTTCAAACTGGACGACCACAAGATCAAGCCGAAAAGAGAG gAGGAAGAGCTAGAGCGTCTAGAGAGGGAGTTTGCCATCCAATCACAGATCACGGAGGCTGCGAGGCGGTTGGCCGGTGATCCGCACGTGAGCAGTAAGAAGCTGAGGAAACAGAGGAAGACGTCGTACCTGAACGCACTGAGGAAACTCCAGGAGATAGAGAACGCCATCAACGAACACCGTGTCCGCTCTGGGAAGAAACCCACGCAACGCGCTTCGCTTATCATAGAGGGTGAGACTACACACATGCTGAGAGAATCGCTTATACGAACCACAGCGCGTAACAAACAGG AGGCCAACATCGGCTCAGAGGACAGCTCTCTGTCTGACGCTCTGGTCCTAGACGACG atGACCCCCAGGTGACAGGGACCCCCACCTTCTCTCCGGCAGCATCTCCACAAAAGGGCCTCCCTCCCCGGCCTCCCTCCCACAGCCGGCCCCCTCCTCCCCAGTCCCTAGAAGGCCTTAGGCACCTGCACTACTCTCGCTCCGAATATGACAAGTCCCCCATCAAACCCAAGATGTGGAGTGAGTCCTCGCTGGACGAACCCTACGAGAGGGTAAAAAAACGCTCCTCACACTCCAG tcACAGGCGGTTCCCCAGCTCTGGTACTTGTGGGGAGGCAGGAGGCAGTAACTCTCTGCAGAGTAGCCCCATCAGGAGCCTTCCTCACTGGAGCGCCCAGTCCAGCATGCCCTCTACCCCTGACCTGAGGACCAGGACCCCTCAATATGTACACTCCACCAG GTCTGTGGACATCAGTCCCACCCGTCTGCACAGTCTGGTTCAGCACTTTAGGAACCGCAGCTCCAGCCTGGAATCTCAGGGCAAGCTGCTGGCCTCCGAccccgacacacacactcacacagacaccctGGGAGCCCTGGGCAGCCCAGACTTCTTCCTGGCCCCAGGGACACGCAGCTCCAACGGCTCGGACCCGCTGGATGACTGTTCGTCCTGTACCTCCCAGAGCAGCTCAGAACACTACTACCCTGGGGGAGCGCCAGGCTCCAACCCTAACTACTCCACCCTGGGAGAGGACTCCCCCTCCaaagccaggcagagacagaggcagaggcacAG gtctgcAGGTCACCTTGGTTCCTCTAACTCTGGCTCCATGCCCAACCTGGCAGCCAAGAACGGTTCAGGGTGCGGTGGTACGGGGGGAGCAGGGACTGGGTCAGGGCAGCATGGGGTGTACCTCCACAGCCAGAGCCAGCCCTCGTCCCAGTACCGGATTAAAGAGTACCCCCTGTACGTAGAGGGAAGCCCCAACCCGGTGGTGGTGCGCAGCCTGGAGAGTGACCAGGAGGGCCACTACAGCGTCAAGGCCCAGTTCAAAACCTCCAGCTCCTACACAGCCGGGGGTCTCTACAAGGAGACCtgggggggtgaggaggggggagaggggagtggcAGACTCACCCCGTCCCGCTCCCAGATTGTACGGACTCCCTCACTGGggcgagaggggggaggaggggggagggcggTGGTGTCGGACGAGCTGAGGTGTTGGTACCAGCGCTCATCGGGCAGTCTAAAGGAGAGGAGTCACTGTGGCTCCAATGCGTCAGACAGCGGCTCGTTGCAAGGCACTCTGGGACACGGACGAGGCAACAGGGTGGGGACGCTCGCCAAGGGATCGCCAG CAGCGTCCCCTCACAGCCAGAGGAGTGTGACTCCCTCCAGTGAACAGGCTGCCACCCCCATACCCCCCTGCAGCCCACAACACATCCTCAACTGGCAGAGCGG gtcatTCAATGATAGCTGTTTCCTCAGCAGTCCTCTGTGTTCAGAGCTGGCAGATGTCCAGTGGTACGGACACGACAAGGCCAAACCTGGAACCCTGGTCTGA